The following proteins come from a genomic window of Kocuria palustris:
- a CDS encoding adenylate/guanylate cyclase domain-containing protein: MTDRDPSRPGAQSWFSRLRGAGSSQRPADPAARPAQPSAARTGSEDGSSRPTTTRELPVVGPATGSRLGQPPAEGSSGPSGDPAAHRVDGELDETFEDPEVGPQTAAINLNMHNPVQADAYGSPESREAFHGLEHGLLGGERTMDRKRAAHAGGLSILSARKIWRAMGFPNMSADEIYFTQRDSEALRRISGIVESDRLSEEAALSLIRAMAQMTDRMVVWQVEAIVEDLVMNRGYSDAEARQELLELLPRIQEDLEYLLLYTWRRQLNGAVQRLGMRQERSMDAPQPDEVGDESASLPLARGIGFADMVSFTTLSRKMNERTLAALVQRFEQRCAEIISAGGGRLIKTIGDEVMYMSESPEEGALIALALRRAILEDPELPKTRVGFVWGRVLPRLGDLYGPTVNLASRLVALAEPGGVLVDASTASVLEDDDRFILDPQPPQRVRGFGDVRPVRITAGTGPQLEVDYE, encoded by the coding sequence ATGACGGATCGCGATCCTTCACGACCAGGCGCGCAGTCCTGGTTCTCGCGCCTGCGCGGGGCCGGCTCCTCGCAGCGACCCGCCGATCCGGCCGCCCGGCCCGCGCAACCGTCCGCAGCCCGGACCGGCTCCGAGGACGGCTCATCGCGGCCGACGACCACGCGCGAGCTGCCCGTCGTGGGCCCCGCCACCGGGAGTCGCCTCGGGCAGCCGCCGGCCGAGGGGTCGAGCGGTCCCTCGGGCGATCCTGCCGCGCATCGGGTGGACGGGGAGCTCGACGAGACCTTCGAGGACCCCGAGGTCGGCCCGCAGACGGCGGCGATCAACCTCAACATGCACAACCCGGTGCAGGCCGATGCCTACGGCTCCCCGGAGTCCCGCGAGGCCTTCCACGGCCTGGAGCACGGTCTGCTGGGCGGTGAGCGCACCATGGACCGCAAGCGCGCCGCCCACGCCGGAGGGCTGTCCATCCTCAGCGCCCGCAAGATCTGGCGAGCCATGGGCTTCCCCAACATGAGTGCCGACGAGATCTACTTCACGCAGCGCGACAGCGAGGCTCTGCGCCGGATCTCGGGGATCGTCGAATCGGATCGGCTCTCCGAGGAGGCGGCGCTGTCGCTGATCCGGGCCATGGCGCAGATGACCGACCGCATGGTCGTGTGGCAGGTCGAGGCCATCGTCGAGGACCTCGTGATGAACCGCGGATACTCGGATGCAGAGGCTCGGCAGGAGCTGCTCGAGCTGCTGCCGCGGATCCAGGAGGACCTCGAGTACCTGCTGCTCTACACCTGGCGCCGCCAGCTCAACGGCGCCGTCCAGCGCCTGGGCATGCGCCAGGAGAGGTCCATGGATGCGCCCCAGCCGGATGAGGTGGGCGACGAGTCCGCCTCGCTGCCACTGGCCCGCGGGATCGGCTTCGCGGACATGGTCTCCTTCACGACCCTGTCCCGGAAGATGAACGAGCGCACTCTCGCGGCTCTCGTGCAGCGCTTCGAGCAGCGCTGCGCGGAGATCATCTCCGCAGGCGGGGGCCGCCTCATCAAGACCATCGGCGACGAGGTCATGTACATGTCGGAGTCCCCGGAGGAGGGCGCGCTGATCGCGCTGGCGCTGCGACGTGCCATCCTGGAGGACCCCGAGCTGCCCAAGACAAGGGTCGGATTCGTCTGGGGGCGGGTCCTCCCGCGCCTGGGCGATCTCTACGGGCCCACCGTGAACCTGGCCTCGCGACTCGTCGCGCTGGCCGAGCCCGGGGGCGTCCTCGTCGACGCCTCCACGGCCTCCGTCCTGGAGGACGACGACAGATTCATCCTTGACCCGCAGCCGCCGCAGAGGGTGCGGGGCTTCGGCGACGTCCGCC
- a CDS encoding biotin--[acetyl-CoA-carboxylase] ligase produces MTPTDPRAQAAPLLDDAQTDRLAEVLRSPFEVLPQIPSTNDELVERAQRAARRGQPLPDLSLLAAEHQSAGRGRLDRKWVTGPGDALTFSLLLRPAHGSGPTAAPLPTQSFPWLTVLLAAAIAQTLRAQGIEASLKWPNDVLVETGSGFRKICGVLASLVVHDGSAPALVLGAGLNVAVAPEGAASVRGEGSEASRGDLLVEIAERFTALYRLFAESPESLTGPGELRAAVEQLLSTLGRRVRAELPGGQAPIEGVAVGLDERGALLIDHDGGRTAVSAADVVHLRPIEEGDRA; encoded by the coding sequence ATGACCCCCACGGACCCCCGGGCCCAGGCCGCCCCTCTGCTCGACGACGCCCAGACCGACCGGCTGGCGGAGGTCCTGCGCTCGCCGTTCGAGGTCCTGCCGCAGATCCCCTCGACCAACGACGAGCTGGTGGAGCGGGCCCAGCGTGCAGCCCGTCGCGGACAGCCGCTGCCCGATCTGAGCCTGCTGGCCGCCGAGCACCAGTCCGCGGGCCGCGGGCGCCTGGACAGGAAGTGGGTCACCGGACCCGGCGACGCCCTGACCTTCTCCCTCCTGCTGCGTCCCGCGCACGGCTCCGGTCCCACGGCTGCGCCGCTGCCGACGCAGAGCTTCCCCTGGCTGACCGTGCTGCTGGCCGCGGCGATCGCCCAGACCCTGCGCGCTCAGGGCATCGAGGCCTCCCTGAAGTGGCCCAACGACGTCCTCGTGGAGACCGGGAGCGGCTTCCGGAAGATCTGCGGCGTGCTGGCCTCGCTCGTGGTCCACGACGGCTCCGCCCCGGCCCTCGTGCTGGGCGCCGGGCTCAACGTGGCCGTCGCCCCGGAGGGCGCTGCCAGCGTGCGCGGCGAGGGATCGGAGGCCTCGCGCGGCGACCTGCTCGTGGAGATCGCCGAGCGCTTCACCGCCCTCTACCGCCTCTTCGCCGAATCCCCCGAATCGCTGACCGGGCCCGGAGAGCTGCGCGCAGCCGTCGAGCAGCTGCTGTCCACGCTCGGGCGGCGCGTGCGCGCCGAGCTGCCCGGCGGGCAGGCCCCGATCGAGGGAGTGGCCGTGGGCCTGGATGAGAGGGGCGCGCTGCTGATCGACCACGACGGCGGACGCACCGCCGTCTCGGCCGCCGACGTGGTGCATCTGCGCCCGATCGAGGAAGGAGACCGAGCATGA
- a CDS encoding YciI family protein: MAIIAVTYVYGGDPQALTEHRPRHRDFLRELLADGSLVLAGPYDDDLPAGALLLMRAETPEAALELLAPDPLLEVGVITERTARPWKISIGQLD, encoded by the coding sequence ATGGCGATCATCGCCGTCACCTACGTCTACGGCGGGGACCCGCAGGCCCTGACCGAGCACCGCCCGCGCCACCGCGACTTCCTGCGCGAGCTGCTCGCCGACGGCTCCCTGGTGCTCGCCGGCCCCTACGACGACGACCTTCCCGCCGGTGCCCTGCTGCTCATGCGCGCCGAGACCCCGGAGGCCGCGCTCGAGCTGCTGGCGCCCGATCCCCTCCTGGAGGTCGGCGTGATCACCGAGCGCACCGCCCGGCCGTGGAAGATCTCGATCGGCCAGCTCGACTGA
- a CDS encoding acyl-CoA carboxylase subunit beta, translated as MTHDLSTTAGKIADFRERRERSYAPAGEAALERQRSRGKGTARERVDQLLDPGSFVEFDALREHRSTAFGMESKKFAGDGVVTGYGTVDGRQVVVYSQDFTVLGGSLSEANGEKIVKAQKFALKNGCPLIGINDGGGARIQEGVASLAMFADIFNMNVRASGVIPQISLIMGPCAGGAAYSPALTDYIIMVDQTSHMFITGPDVIKTVTGEEVDMETLGGARQHNEVTGTATYLAEDESDALDFLRELLEFLPSNNLAEAPLLEHDQGPDPTEDDLALDELIPDSANQPYDMRDVIAAVVDDGHFLEMQELYAPSVMIGYARVEGHTIGIVANQPMQFAGTLDIAASEKAARFVRHCDAFNIPILTLVDVPGFLPGTDQEFNGIIRRGAKLLYAYAEATVPLITVITRKAYGGAYIVMGSKKLGADINLAWPTAQIGVMGASGAVEILYRRDLKAAAEAGEDVEAKRQELITQYEEHLLNPYQATQLGYVDAVIAPSETRENIVRGLRGLRDKRASTPAKKHGNIPL; from the coding sequence ATGACCCACGACCTGTCCACGACGGCGGGCAAGATCGCCGACTTCCGCGAGCGCCGAGAGCGCTCGTACGCCCCGGCCGGAGAGGCCGCCCTCGAGCGACAGCGCTCCCGCGGCAAGGGCACTGCGCGCGAGCGCGTGGACCAGCTGCTGGATCCGGGCTCGTTCGTGGAGTTCGACGCCCTGCGGGAGCACCGGAGCACCGCGTTCGGCATGGAGTCCAAGAAGTTCGCCGGCGACGGCGTGGTGACCGGCTACGGCACCGTCGACGGCCGACAGGTGGTCGTCTACTCGCAGGACTTCACGGTGCTGGGCGGGTCCCTGTCGGAGGCCAACGGCGAGAAGATCGTCAAGGCGCAGAAGTTCGCGCTGAAGAACGGCTGCCCGCTGATCGGCATCAACGACGGCGGCGGCGCCCGCATCCAGGAGGGCGTGGCGTCGCTGGCCATGTTCGCCGACATCTTCAACATGAACGTGCGGGCCTCGGGGGTCATCCCCCAGATCTCGCTGATCATGGGTCCGTGCGCCGGCGGTGCGGCCTACTCCCCCGCCCTGACCGACTACATCATCATGGTCGACCAGACCTCCCACATGTTCATCACCGGCCCGGACGTCATCAAGACGGTCACCGGCGAGGAGGTGGACATGGAGACCCTGGGCGGGGCCCGCCAGCACAACGAGGTCACCGGCACCGCCACCTATCTGGCCGAGGACGAGTCCGACGCCCTGGACTTCCTCCGGGAGCTGCTCGAGTTCCTGCCCTCGAACAACCTCGCCGAGGCGCCGCTGCTCGAGCACGACCAGGGCCCCGATCCGACCGAGGACGACCTCGCACTCGACGAGCTGATCCCAGACTCCGCGAACCAGCCGTACGACATGCGCGACGTCATCGCCGCCGTCGTCGACGACGGGCACTTCCTGGAGATGCAGGAGCTCTACGCGCCGTCGGTGATGATCGGCTACGCCCGCGTGGAGGGCCACACGATCGGCATCGTGGCGAATCAGCCTATGCAGTTCGCCGGCACCCTGGACATCGCCGCCTCGGAGAAGGCCGCGCGGTTCGTGCGCCACTGCGATGCCTTCAACATCCCGATCCTCACGCTCGTGGACGTCCCCGGCTTCCTGCCCGGCACGGACCAGGAGTTCAACGGCATCATCCGCCGCGGGGCCAAGCTTCTCTACGCCTACGCCGAGGCCACGGTCCCGCTGATCACCGTGATCACGCGCAAGGCCTACGGCGGCGCGTACATCGTGATGGGCTCCAAGAAGCTCGGTGCGGACATCAACCTGGCGTGGCCCACGGCCCAGATCGGGGTCATGGGCGCTTCCGGAGCCGTGGAGATCCTCTACCGCCGCGACCTCAAGGCCGCCGCAGAGGCCGGCGAGGACGTCGAGGCCAAGCGCCAGGAGCTGATCACCCAGTACGAGGAGCACCTGCTCAACCCGTACCAGGCCACGCAGCTCGGCTACGTGGACGCGGTGATCGCCCCGTCCGAGACTCGCGAGAACATCGTGCGCGGCCTGCGCGGCCTGCGCGACAAGCGCGCCTCCACGCCCGCGAAGAAGCACGGGAACATCCCGCTGTGA
- a CDS encoding acyl-CoA carboxylase subunit epsilon: MSAEQTDALGTGQDEQQAPMLKFVGGNPTPEEVAAVTAVVLSATAETETAAGGTAGRRAQNRRARLGLRLRPGRGAWRRTLPFR; encoded by the coding sequence GTGAGCGCCGAGCAGACGGACGCCCTGGGCACCGGGCAGGACGAGCAGCAGGCTCCCATGCTGAAGTTCGTGGGCGGGAACCCCACCCCGGAGGAGGTCGCGGCGGTCACCGCCGTGGTGCTCTCCGCCACCGCGGAGACGGAGACGGCCGCCGGCGGCACCGCTGGACGACGCGCCCAGAACCGCCGGGCCCGCCTCGGCCTGCGGCTGCGCCCCGGCCGCGGGGCCTGGCGGCGCACCCTGCCGTTCCGGTGA
- a CDS encoding DUF885 domain-containing protein, whose protein sequence is MASASSDSASSHHEQEAAQQPRRRPTPLDAVAEEYFRSKLRLNPAWAIELGAPDHGWGYRDVSPEGLSAEFDVTRAAAAALARTEPVDDIDRVTAHALDSHLSLETRLHEAGLDGSRINNISSPVQKIREAFDNLPKYTEQDWEVIEHQLRCVPEAVDSAIVAARHQQAHGPVTAAAQLANAASLADGYASANGSFMNLSRSSRVTQLPPELRRSVYSGVDRARQAYVRFADELRELSREAPEEMAVGPEEYRLRLRQFTGLSPDLAQTYEWGIDLLQRIVAEMSATAERILPDHAGDDRIQAAMDALDEDPHRQLHGRHQLLTWMQGVSTHAMDALSGSHFEISDEMRRLECRIAPTSDGGIYYTPPSADFRRPGRMWWSVPEGKEVFRTWGERTTVYHEGVPGHHLQFSHVVAHAQELNLWRRLGLWVSGHGEGWALYAERLMSELGFFEDDGDRMGMLNAQRMRAARVVFDIGFHCGFRIPGRLGDILGGAEPGRAWTPEDGWAFLRRNIVMDPDSLRFEWMRYMGWPGQAPSYSLGMEAWERSRHHAAAQAGADFDLARFHSRALGIGSVGLDTLDYALSL, encoded by the coding sequence ATGGCTTCCGCATCCTCCGACTCCGCGTCCTCGCACCACGAGCAGGAGGCAGCGCAGCAGCCGCGTCGCCGCCCCACGCCGCTGGACGCCGTGGCCGAGGAGTACTTCCGCTCCAAGCTGCGGCTGAATCCCGCGTGGGCCATCGAGCTGGGCGCCCCCGACCACGGCTGGGGCTACCGCGATGTGAGCCCCGAGGGCCTGTCGGCGGAGTTCGACGTCACCCGCGCGGCGGCCGCCGCACTGGCGCGCACCGAGCCCGTCGACGACATCGACCGCGTGACCGCCCACGCCTTGGACTCGCATCTGAGCCTGGAGACCCGCCTGCACGAGGCCGGGCTGGACGGATCGCGCATCAACAACATCTCCTCCCCCGTGCAGAAGATCCGCGAGGCCTTCGACAACCTGCCCAAGTACACGGAGCAGGACTGGGAGGTCATCGAGCATCAGCTGCGCTGCGTGCCCGAGGCCGTGGACTCCGCGATCGTCGCAGCACGCCATCAGCAGGCCCACGGGCCGGTCACCGCCGCGGCACAGCTGGCCAACGCCGCTTCGCTGGCCGACGGCTATGCCTCCGCGAACGGGTCCTTCATGAACCTGTCCCGCTCCTCCCGGGTGACCCAGCTGCCGCCCGAGCTTCGACGCAGCGTCTACTCGGGCGTCGATCGGGCCCGTCAGGCCTACGTGCGCTTCGCCGACGAGCTGCGCGAGCTGAGCCGCGAGGCGCCCGAGGAGATGGCAGTCGGACCCGAGGAGTACCGGCTGCGCCTGCGGCAGTTCACGGGACTGAGCCCCGATCTGGCCCAGACCTACGAGTGGGGCATCGACCTGCTGCAGCGCATCGTGGCCGAGATGAGCGCGACCGCCGAGCGGATCCTCCCGGACCACGCCGGCGACGACCGGATCCAGGCGGCCATGGACGCCCTGGACGAGGATCCCCACCGCCAGCTGCACGGCCGCCACCAGCTGCTGACCTGGATGCAGGGCGTGAGCACCCACGCCATGGACGCCCTGTCCGGAAGCCACTTCGAGATCAGCGACGAGATGCGCCGTCTCGAGTGCCGGATCGCACCCACCTCCGACGGCGGCATCTACTACACGCCGCCCTCGGCCGACTTCCGCCGTCCCGGGCGGATGTGGTGGTCGGTGCCGGAGGGCAAGGAGGTGTTCCGCACCTGGGGCGAGCGCACGACCGTCTACCACGAGGGCGTCCCCGGGCATCATCTGCAGTTCTCGCACGTGGTCGCCCACGCGCAGGAGCTCAACCTGTGGCGCCGGCTCGGACTGTGGGTCTCCGGGCACGGCGAGGGCTGGGCGCTGTACGCGGAGCGCCTGATGTCCGAGCTGGGGTTCTTCGAGGACGACGGCGACCGCATGGGCATGCTCAATGCGCAGCGGATGCGCGCGGCCCGCGTCGTCTTCGACATCGGCTTCCACTGCGGGTTCAGGATCCCGGGGCGCCTCGGCGACATCCTGGGCGGAGCCGAGCCGGGCCGGGCCTGGACGCCGGAAGACGGCTGGGCGTTCCTGCGCCGCAACATCGTGATGGACCCGGACAGCCTGCGCTTCGAGTGGATGCGCTACATGGGCTGGCCGGGTCAGGCGCCGTCGTACTCGCTGGGGATGGAGGCCTGGGAGCGCTCGCGCCACCATGCGGCCGCCCAGGCCGGTGCGGACTTCGATCTCGCCCGCTTCCACTCCCGCGCCCTGGGCATCGGCTCCGTGGGTCTGGACACCCTGGACTACGCGCTGAGCCTGTAG
- a CDS encoding dicarboxylate/amino acid:cation symporter, whose protein sequence is MSTSSSAAESRTASAPEHDGSRRRLPALLSNFSFQVIAALVLGLILGLIARAIGGDPETSPNALMSVLDIIGSTYVTILKAAVVPLVVTAVIASIANLDQVTNAARLAWKTLLWFCITALISVVIGMVLGVVVQPGSNQSIEAPTEPYSGTEGSWLGFLQSIVPVNFLGLGVDAELTDSGAIDAAASFNILQILVISMVVGIAALKVGEPAKPFLDVIRSLLAIVQKVLWWIIRLAPIGTLGLIGRAVFEYGWTSMGSLAVFVVTLYVGLALVLFGVYPLLMRLNGLSIRQWLSGAWPAIQMGFVSRSSLGTMPLTQRVSERNLGVPSSYASFAIPLGATTKMDGCAAVYPALAAIFVAQFYDVPLEPIHFVLIALVSVLGSAATAGTTGATVMLTLTLSTLGLPLAGVGLLLAIEPIIDMGRTATNVAGQTVVAAIVAKREGILDRGLYDAPRSGGDPFVEETTSSQQAVAASDQPGDAEARVPDEDASAHRATAPDSAAAHASGRASRA, encoded by the coding sequence ATGTCCACCTCGTCCTCCGCGGCAGAGTCCCGCACCGCCAGCGCGCCCGAGCACGACGGATCCCGTCGTCGTCTCCCCGCCCTCCTGTCCAACTTCTCCTTCCAGGTCATCGCGGCCCTGGTTCTGGGTCTGATCCTGGGCCTGATCGCCCGAGCCATCGGCGGCGATCCCGAGACCTCGCCTAACGCCCTGATGTCGGTGCTCGACATCATCGGCAGCACCTATGTCACGATCCTCAAGGCGGCCGTGGTGCCGCTGGTGGTCACGGCCGTGATCGCTTCGATCGCCAACCTGGATCAGGTCACCAACGCCGCCCGCCTGGCGTGGAAGACCCTGCTGTGGTTCTGCATCACCGCGCTGATCTCCGTGGTGATCGGCATGGTCCTGGGCGTCGTCGTCCAGCCCGGGTCGAACCAGTCGATCGAGGCTCCCACCGAGCCCTACTCCGGCACCGAGGGCTCCTGGCTGGGCTTCCTGCAGTCGATCGTGCCGGTGAACTTCCTGGGCCTGGGCGTGGACGCCGAGCTCACCGACTCCGGAGCGATCGACGCCGCCGCCAGCTTCAACATCCTGCAGATCCTGGTGATCTCCATGGTCGTGGGCATCGCCGCGCTGAAGGTCGGCGAGCCGGCCAAGCCCTTCCTGGACGTCATCCGGTCGCTGCTGGCGATCGTGCAGAAGGTGCTGTGGTGGATCATCCGCCTGGCTCCGATCGGCACGCTGGGCCTGATCGGACGCGCCGTCTTCGAGTACGGCTGGACCTCCATGGGCTCGCTGGCCGTGTTCGTCGTGACCCTCTACGTGGGCCTGGCCCTCGTGCTGTTCGGCGTCTACCCGCTGCTCATGCGCCTGAACGGGCTGAGCATCCGGCAGTGGCTCTCCGGCGCCTGGCCCGCGATCCAGATGGGCTTCGTCTCGCGCTCATCGCTGGGCACCATGCCGCTGACGCAGCGCGTGAGCGAGCGCAACCTGGGAGTGCCCTCCAGCTACGCGTCGTTCGCGATCCCGCTGGGCGCCACCACCAAGATGGACGGCTGCGCGGCGGTCTACCCCGCACTGGCGGCGATCTTCGTGGCGCAGTTCTACGACGTCCCCCTGGAGCCCATCCACTTCGTGCTGATCGCGCTGGTCTCCGTGCTGGGCTCGGCGGCCACCGCCGGGACCACGGGCGCGACGGTCATGCTGACCCTGACGCTGTCCACCCTGGGCCTTCCACTGGCCGGCGTGGGTCTGCTGCTGGCGATCGAGCCGATCATCGACATGGGCCGCACTGCCACGAACGTGGCAGGTCAGACGGTCGTGGCCGCGATCGTCGCCAAGCGCGAGGGCATCCTGGACCGCGGGCTCTACGACGCCCCCCGCAGCGGCGGCGACCCGTTCGTCGAGGAGACGACCTCCTCGCAGCAGGCCGTCGCAGCCTCGGACCAGCCCGGCGACGCCGAGGCCCGCGTCCCCGACGAGGACGCCTCCGCACACCGGGCCACCGCCCCCGATTCGGCCGCGGCACACGCCTCCGGTCGGGCCTCGCGGGCCTGA
- a CDS encoding aldehyde dehydrogenase family protein, with amino-acid sequence MTVYAHPGQPDAKVEFKSRYEHFIGGKWTPPVKGQYFEDITPVTGKAFAEVGRGTAEDIEAALDAAWAAAPSWNASTPTQRALMLNRIADRMEENLEKIAVAETWDNGKPVRECLNADIPLAIDHFRYFAGAIRAQEGSLSQLDEDTVAYHFHEPLGVVGQIIPWNFPILMGVWKLAPALAAGNCVVLKPAEQTPVSLLVVMELIQDLVPDGVINIVNGFGVECGKPLASNPRIRKIAFTGETTTGRLIMQYASENIIPVTLELGGKSPNIFFEDIAQEKDGFYDKALEGFAFFGLNQGEVCTCPSRALVQKSIYDEFVAAGVERVEKMVQGDPLDTDTMVGAQASTDQLEKIVSYLDIGKKEGAEVLTGGERLELPGDLADGYYVKPTIFAGTNDMRIFQEEIFGPVLSLTSFQDYDDAIRIANDTLYGLGAGVWARSANTCYRAGRAIQAGRVWVNQYHNYPAHSAFGGYKSSGIGRENHLMMLDHYQQTKNMLVSYSEKAQGFF; translated from the coding sequence ATGACGGTCTACGCCCACCCCGGACAGCCCGATGCCAAGGTCGAGTTCAAGTCCCGCTACGAGCACTTCATCGGCGGGAAGTGGACCCCGCCGGTCAAGGGCCAGTACTTCGAGGACATCACCCCGGTGACCGGCAAGGCCTTCGCGGAGGTCGGCCGCGGCACCGCTGAGGACATCGAGGCCGCGCTCGACGCCGCCTGGGCCGCCGCCCCGTCCTGGAACGCCTCCACCCCGACCCAGCGCGCTCTGATGCTCAACCGCATCGCGGACCGCATGGAGGAGAACCTCGAGAAGATCGCCGTGGCGGAGACCTGGGACAACGGCAAGCCGGTGCGCGAGTGCCTCAACGCCGACATCCCGCTGGCCATCGACCACTTCCGCTACTTCGCCGGCGCGATCCGCGCGCAGGAGGGCTCGCTGTCCCAGCTCGACGAGGACACGGTCGCCTACCACTTCCATGAGCCGCTGGGCGTCGTGGGCCAGATCATCCCCTGGAACTTCCCCATCCTCATGGGCGTGTGGAAGCTGGCTCCGGCCCTGGCCGCTGGCAACTGCGTGGTCCTCAAGCCCGCCGAGCAGACCCCGGTCTCGCTGCTGGTCGTGATGGAGCTGATCCAGGACCTCGTGCCGGACGGCGTCATCAACATCGTCAACGGCTTCGGCGTGGAGTGCGGCAAGCCGCTGGCGTCGAACCCGCGCATCCGCAAGATCGCGTTCACCGGCGAGACCACCACCGGCCGGCTGATCATGCAGTACGCCTCCGAGAACATCATCCCGGTGACGCTGGAGCTCGGCGGCAAGTCGCCGAACATCTTCTTCGAGGACATCGCCCAGGAGAAGGACGGCTTCTACGACAAGGCGCTGGAGGGCTTCGCGTTCTTCGGGCTCAACCAGGGCGAGGTCTGCACCTGCCCGTCGCGCGCGCTCGTGCAGAAGTCCATCTACGACGAGTTCGTGGCCGCCGGCGTGGAGCGCGTCGAGAAGATGGTGCAGGGCGATCCGCTGGACACCGATACCATGGTGGGAGCGCAGGCCTCGACCGATCAGCTCGAGAAGATCGTCTCCTACCTGGACATCGGCAAGAAGGAGGGTGCGGAGGTGCTCACCGGCGGAGAGCGCCTGGAGCTGCCCGGCGATCTGGCCGATGGCTACTACGTCAAGCCCACGATCTTCGCCGGCACCAATGACATGCGGATCTTCCAGGAGGAGATCTTCGGGCCGGTGCTGTCGCTGACGTCGTTCCAGGACTACGACGACGCCATCCGCATCGCCAACGACACCCTCTACGGGCTGGGCGCCGGCGTCTGGGCCCGCAGCGCCAATACCTGCTATCGCGCCGGTCGCGCCATCCAGGCCGGTCGCGTGTGGGTGAACCAGTACCACAACTACCCGGCGCACTCGGCCTTCGGCGGGTACAAGTCCTCGGGCATCGGGCGGGAGAACCACCTGATGATGCTGGATCACTATCAGCAGACCAAGAACATGCTGGTCTCGTACTCCGAGAAGGCGCAGGGCTTCTTCTGA
- a CDS encoding DUF779 domain-containing protein: MGAQDETDVALQARPGPEDDVARVGYTQAAVELLRELWGVHGPLMLHQSGGCCDGSAPMCFPVGEFRTGDADVLLGTATLDDASGEELGELELWISREQFGAWKHTRLLIDAVPGRGSGFSLEAPLGRRFLTRSDLCAV; encoded by the coding sequence ATGGGCGCGCAGGACGAGACGGACGTCGCCCTGCAGGCACGACCCGGACCGGAGGACGACGTCGCGCGCGTGGGCTACACCCAGGCCGCAGTCGAGCTGCTGCGGGAGCTGTGGGGCGTCCACGGGCCGCTGATGCTCCATCAGTCCGGCGGGTGCTGCGACGGCTCCGCGCCCATGTGCTTCCCGGTCGGCGAGTTCCGCACGGGAGACGCGGACGTCCTGCTGGGCACCGCAACGCTCGACGACGCCTCCGGGGAGGAGCTCGGCGAGCTGGAGCTGTGGATCTCGCGCGAGCAGTTCGGGGCGTGGAAGCACACTCGGCTGCTCATCGACGCGGTGCCCGGGCGCGGCTCCGGGTTCTCGCTCGAGGCGCCGCTGGGTCGGCGCTTCCTCACGCGCAGCGACCTCTGCGCGGTCTGA
- the adhP gene encoding alcohol dehydrogenase AdhP, with protein sequence MTDSTTEKMSAAVVTAFGEDLEIEDMPLPEPGRDQALVRLIASGVCHTDLHAAHGDWPVKPEPPFVPGHEGVGEVVAVGEGVTRVSVGDLVGNAWLWSACGECQHCQEGWETLCENQVNGGYSMNGSFGQYMLVDARYCPLIPEGADPFEIAPVLCAGVTVYKGLKVTGVRPGQWVVISGVGGLGHIAVQYAVAMGMRVIAVDVADDKLALAERHGAEITINAMGPDPAEAIQEAVGGAHGVLVTAVHPDAFGQAIGMVRRGGTIVFNGLPPGDFPAPIFDIVLKGLTIRGSIVGTRRDMEEALEFYSRGLIHPTFSKRPLNEINEVLDEMDHGKIEGRVVLEY encoded by the coding sequence ATGACGGATTCCACCACCGAGAAGATGTCCGCTGCGGTCGTGACCGCCTTCGGCGAGGACCTCGAGATCGAGGACATGCCCCTGCCCGAGCCGGGGCGCGACCAGGCCCTCGTACGGCTGATCGCCTCCGGCGTCTGCCACACGGACCTGCACGCCGCGCACGGCGACTGGCCCGTCAAGCCCGAGCCGCCCTTCGTCCCGGGCCACGAGGGCGTGGGCGAGGTCGTCGCCGTCGGCGAGGGCGTCACCCGCGTGTCCGTCGGCGACCTCGTGGGCAATGCCTGGCTGTGGAGCGCGTGCGGGGAATGCCAGCACTGCCAGGAGGGCTGGGAGACGCTGTGCGAGAACCAGGTCAACGGCGGCTACAGCATGAACGGCTCCTTCGGGCAGTACATGCTCGTGGACGCCCGCTACTGCCCGCTGATCCCGGAGGGAGCCGATCCCTTCGAGATCGCCCCGGTGCTGTGCGCCGGTGTCACGGTCTACAAAGGGCTCAAGGTGACGGGGGTGCGCCCCGGCCAGTGGGTCGTGATCTCCGGAGTCGGCGGCCTGGGCCATATCGCCGTGCAGTACGCGGTGGCCATGGGCATGCGCGTGATCGCGGTCGACGTCGCCGATGACAAGCTCGCCCTCGCCGAGCGCCACGGCGCCGAGATCACCATCAACGCCATGGGCCCGGACCCCGCCGAGGCCATCCAGGAGGCCGTCGGAGGAGCTCACGGAGTCCTGGTGACGGCGGTGCACCCGGATGCCTTCGGCCAGGCCATCGGCATGGTCCGCCGCGGCGGGACCATCGTGTTCAACGGCCTGCCGCCAGGCGACTTCCCGGCCCCGATCTTCGACATCGTGCTCAAGGGGCTGACCATCCGCGGCTCGATCGTCGGCACCCGCAGGGACATGGAGGAGGCCCTGGAGTTCTACTCCCGCGGTCTGATCCACCCGACGTTCAGCAAGCGCCCGCTGAACGAGATCAACGAGGTCCTGGACGAGATGGACCACGGGAAGATCGAGGGCCGCGTGGTGCTCGAGTACTGA